A region of Nostoc sp. 'Peltigera membranacea cyanobiont' N6 DNA encodes the following proteins:
- a CDS encoding TauD/TfdA family dioxygenase, with the protein MSSVRKNNSSVKFIKRIMNFKSGRRKPIIVSPEELIKTEFILPGQHLPLIIKPQVNDVNLIAWVANNRDWLETQLFKYGGILFRNFNIKVVTDFEQLIKSISGELIEYSYRSTPRSQVSGNIYTSTEYPAEESIPLHNEMAYARSWPKKICFFCVKAATEGGETPIVDSRKVFQQLDPKIKEQFILKKVMYVRNYGQGLDLQWQNVFQTTNKLEVESYCHHANIEFEWQDESNLKTRQVCQAIATHPRTGEMVWFNQAHLFHISNLKTAVRNSLLSVLKEEDLPRNALYGDGSRIETSVIEEINQIYQQESVTFSWQEGDILMLDNMLAAHGRKPFIGDRKVLVGMAEPYCAS; encoded by the coding sequence TTGAGCAGTGTTAGAAAAAATAATTCTTCAGTAAAATTTATAAAAAGAATAATGAATTTCAAATCCGGGAGACGAAAACCAATCATTGTGTCGCCAGAAGAACTCATAAAAACAGAGTTTATTCTGCCAGGACAGCATTTACCATTAATTATTAAACCTCAGGTCAATGACGTCAACTTGATAGCTTGGGTAGCCAACAATCGTGATTGGCTAGAAACTCAATTATTCAAATATGGAGGAATTCTTTTTCGTAACTTCAATATCAAAGTAGTTACTGATTTTGAACAGTTAATTAAAAGTATTTCTGGAGAATTAATTGAATATTCTTATCGGTCAACTCCTCGCAGCCAAGTAAGTGGTAATATATATACATCAACTGAATACCCCGCAGAAGAATCAATTCCTTTACACAATGAAATGGCATACGCCCGAAGCTGGCCAAAAAAAATATGTTTTTTTTGTGTAAAAGCGGCAACAGAAGGCGGGGAAACACCAATTGTTGATAGTCGAAAAGTATTTCAACAGCTCGATCCAAAAATCAAAGAGCAATTCATTCTCAAAAAAGTTATGTATGTCCGTAATTACGGGCAAGGACTTGATTTACAGTGGCAAAATGTCTTTCAAACCACTAATAAACTTGAGGTAGAAAGTTATTGTCATCATGCTAATATTGAGTTTGAGTGGCAAGATGAAAGTAACCTCAAAACACGTCAAGTCTGTCAAGCTATTGCTACTCATCCGCGAACTGGTGAAATGGTGTGGTTCAACCAAGCACATTTGTTTCATATTTCCAACTTAAAAACAGCAGTCCGCAACTCTCTACTTTCGGTGCTAAAAGAAGAAGACTTGCCACGCAACGCTTTATATGGTGATGGTTCTAGAATTGAAACATCAGTAATCGAAGAAATTAATCAAATATATCAACAAGAATCAGTAACATTCTCCTGGCAGGAAGGAGATATTTTAATGCTCGACAATATGCTAGCTGCTCATGGACGTAAGCCGTTTATTGGAGATAGAAAAGTGCTTGTAGGGATGGCAGAGCCTTATTGTGCGTCATAA
- a CDS encoding condensation domain-containing protein produces MDNKTDEILKRRSKLSPTQRELLEKRLRGQVDSCSPLEIIPRRSQTSPVPLSFAQQRLWFLHQIDPGNLCYNELIIIQMIGVLHIVALEQSFKEIVKRHEALRTTFEIIEDRPVQVIHPIPTANVTIKVMNVCNLPEAQRNTDVQRLIVEESQSTFDLTQGPLLRCTLLRVDEQEHILLFTIHHIVSDGWSIGLLVQELAALYEAFSTGKHSLLPELTIQYADFALWQREWLQGKILDTQLAYWKKQLANAKTVLELPTDRPRSHLQTSIGKKHSFSLPATLSKSLKSLSQQEGVTLFMTLLAAFNTLLYHYTNQEDILIGSAIANRNRSEIEQLIGFFINTLVLRTNLSNNPSFRYLLQKVKEVTLGAYTHQDLPFEKLVAELQLERNLNHTPLFQVWFVLQNAPISNLELAGLKLSFLEAETVMVKHDLKLDLSEIPEGIKGFFEYKTDLFDASTIARMAELFVKLLGIIVEQPDIKLNQLRAILNEAEKQDQFLKHQNFQAARSQKLGKVKRKGIISTD; encoded by the coding sequence ATGGACAACAAAACAGATGAAATTTTGAAACGACGGTCGAAGCTTTCACCCACCCAGCGAGAACTTCTCGAAAAGCGGCTACGGGGTCAAGTTGACTCTTGCTCTCCATTAGAAATTATTCCCAGACGTTCCCAAACAAGTCCTGTTCCCCTATCTTTTGCTCAACAACGGTTGTGGTTTCTCCATCAAATTGATCCTGGGAATCTTTGCTATAATGAACTAATAATTATACAGATGATAGGTGTGCTTCACATCGTGGCTCTGGAGCAAAGTTTCAAGGAAATTGTGAAACGCCATGAAGCTTTACGTACTACTTTTGAAATAATCGAGGATCGACCAGTTCAAGTCATTCATCCTATTCCGACTGCAAATGTCACAATCAAAGTAATGAATGTGTGTAACTTGCCAGAAGCACAACGGAATACTGATGTACAACGACTAATTGTAGAAGAATCTCAAAGTACCTTTGACCTTACCCAAGGGCCATTACTCAGATGTACTCTCTTGCGCGTTGACGAGCAAGAGCATATATTATTGTTTACAATCCACCATATTGTCTCAGACGGCTGGTCAATTGGTTTGTTGGTTCAAGAGTTGGCAGCATTGTACGAAGCCTTCTCCACTGGAAAACACTCTTTACTCCCGGAATTAACTATCCAATATGCAGACTTTGCTCTTTGGCAGCGAGAGTGGTTACAAGGGAAAATCCTTGATACTCAGCTAGCCTACTGGAAAAAGCAGTTAGCAAATGCGAAAACAGTTCTGGAATTGCCAACAGATAGACCGCGATCGCACCTTCAAACTTCCATTGGGAAAAAGCACTCTTTCTCACTTCCTGCGACACTATCCAAGTCTCTCAAATCTCTAAGCCAGCAAGAAGGAGTCACTCTCTTTATGACCCTGCTGGCAGCATTCAATACCTTGCTTTACCACTATACTAATCAGGAAGATATTCTCATAGGTTCTGCCATTGCCAACCGCAACCGTAGCGAAATTGAGCAATTAATTGGCTTCTTTATCAACACCTTAGTATTGCGTACCAATCTCTCAAATAATCCCAGCTTTAGATATTTGCTGCAAAAAGTTAAGGAAGTAACCTTAGGTGCATATACCCATCAAGATTTACCTTTTGAGAAGCTGGTAGCTGAACTACAGCTAGAACGTAACCTCAATCACACGCCTTTGTTTCAGGTATGGTTTGTCCTTCAGAATGCCCCTATATCCAATCTTGAACTTGCAGGACTTAAACTTAGCTTTTTAGAGGCTGAAACTGTAATGGTTAAGCACGATTTGAAGCTTGACCTTTCAGAAATACCAGAAGGAATCAAAGGCTTTTTTGAGTATAAAACAGACTTATTTGATGCTAGTACGATTGCTCGGATGGCAGAACTTTTTGTAAAACTTCTAGGCATTATTGTTGAACAGCCTGATATCAAGCTGAACCAGTTGAGAGCAATCTTAAATGAGGCTGAAAAACAAGACCAATTTCTCAAACACCAAAATTTTCAAGCAGCGCGTTCTCAGAAATTAGGTAAAGTTAAACGCAAAGGAATTATTAGTACTGATTAG